The following coding sequences are from one Camarhynchus parvulus chromosome 1, STF_HiC, whole genome shotgun sequence window:
- the HIKESHI gene encoding protein Hikeshi isoform X2, translating into MLGTIPFPDGMGGSVYFCYPDQSGMAVWQLLGFVTNEKPSAIFKISGLKSGKGSQHPFGAMNLPQTPTVAQIGISVELLENLAQQTPVASAAVSSVDSFTEFTQKMLDNFYNFASSFAVTQAQMTPNPSEAFIPANVVLKWYENFQRRLTQNPLFWKT; encoded by the exons ATGCTGGGAACTATACCTTTTCCAGATGGAATGGGAGGATCTGTCTATTTTTGTTACCCAGACCAGAGTGGGATGGCagtgtggcagctgctggggtttGTCACTAATGAGAAGCCAAGTGCCATCTTCAAAATTTCTGGTCTCAAATCCG GGAAGGGAAGTCAACACCCCTTTGGTGCCATGAACCTCCCACAGACACCAACAGTGGCTCAGATTGGAATCTCAGTGGAACTGCTGGAGAACCTGGCCCAGCAGACTCCTGTTGCAAGTGCTGCTGTGTCATCAGTAGATTCATTCACAGAG ttcactCAGAAGATGTTGGATAACTTCTATAATTTTGCTTCCTCGTTTGCTGTCACTCAGGCCCAgatgaccccaaatccttctgaaGCTTTCATTCCTGCAAATGTAGTTCTGAAATG gTATGAAAACTTCCAGAGACGTCTGACACAGAACCCTCTCTTCTGGAAAACATAA
- the HIKESHI gene encoding protein Hikeshi isoform X1, whose amino-acid sequence MFGCLVAGRLVQAAPQQVAEDKFVFDLPDYENINHVVVFMLGTIPFPDGMGGSVYFCYPDQSGMAVWQLLGFVTNEKPSAIFKISGLKSGKGSQHPFGAMNLPQTPTVAQIGISVELLENLAQQTPVASAAVSSVDSFTEFTQKMLDNFYNFASSFAVTQAQMTPNPSEAFIPANVVLKWYENFQRRLTQNPLFWKT is encoded by the exons ATGTTCGGCTGCCTGGTGGCGGGCAGGCTG GTACAAGCTGCGCCTCAACAAGTGGCTGAAGACAAATTTGTATTTGATTTACCAGACTATGAAAACATCAACCATGTAGTGGTCTTCATGCTGGGAACTATACCTTTTCCAGATGGAATGGGAGGATCTGTCTATTTTTGTTACCCAGACCAGAGTGGGATGGCagtgtggcagctgctggggtttGTCACTAATGAGAAGCCAAGTGCCATCTTCAAAATTTCTGGTCTCAAATCCG GGAAGGGAAGTCAACACCCCTTTGGTGCCATGAACCTCCCACAGACACCAACAGTGGCTCAGATTGGAATCTCAGTGGAACTGCTGGAGAACCTGGCCCAGCAGACTCCTGTTGCAAGTGCTGCTGTGTCATCAGTAGATTCATTCACAGAG ttcactCAGAAGATGTTGGATAACTTCTATAATTTTGCTTCCTCGTTTGCTGTCACTCAGGCCCAgatgaccccaaatccttctgaaGCTTTCATTCCTGCAAATGTAGTTCTGAAATG gTATGAAAACTTCCAGAGACGTCTGACACAGAACCCTCTCTTCTGGAAAACATAA